The sequence below is a genomic window from Acidobacteriota bacterium.
CATAAACTTCCAAGTTTAATTCCGAAGCGTATTTGCAGGCCCGATCGGCAAGCCCGAACAGTGTAGACAAAAAGCCGAAGTGCGACAAGACAAGGCTTCTGAAACCTCGCGCGCGTCCTGGACAAGACAATCCGTACAAAATTCCATTCGCAATCCATACAGCGCTGAGAATAGAGGTCAGGAATCTTTACCGGTAAGCGCAAAAGCGCCAAAAATAAATTGCAAACCAGATTTTCCAGTGTATGATTGCAGCTTCCAATCACATCAAAATACACAGGAGAAGAACTAATAATGATGAAAATATCCGACCAAACCCTGAAAATGATCAACCAACTTGCCCCCGGCATCCGTGGAAAAGTTGATAAAGTCATTCGCACTCACGTTGCCGCGTGCATGAAAACCGGCAGCCCCATTGAAAACCTCGACCGTTTGTTTATCGAAGCGGTTGAAATCGTCAAACTCGAAGAACGCTGCCCGGAAATGCGTTTCGAGTATTCCGCAGAATGGGAGCCGCTTCGACGGTACGAACAATACGCCAGCCCACGCGAACTGTAATTATTCATATTTTTTCGCCTTACTGGCCGCTATCGGCTGCGATGGGCAACGAAACAGTTCTATTTTAGTTTTCGGGTGATGTAGCCAAAGGCTGCGCCACCCGTTTTCTTTTATCAGGTGTCGCAATGAAACTTTCACGGTTTGCCAAATACGCTTGGGGCGTTTTGGCGTTTAATCTGGGCGTGATTTTGTGGGGCGCTTATGTTCGCGCCAGCAGTTCAGGCGCAGGTTGCGGCAGCCACTGGCCGCTGTGCAATGGCGAAATCATTCCGCGCACGCCAACCATCAAAACCATTATCGAATTTTCGCATCGCACAACCAGCGGGTTGGCATTATTGCTGACGGTTGGATTGGTGGTATGGGCCTTTCGCGCATTTGCCAGACAACACCCGGCAAGAAAATACGCCGCGCTTTCCATGTTTTTCATGTTGATGGAAGCTGCGGTCGGAGCCGGTTTGGTGTTGTTTGAATATGTCGCCGAAAACAAATCCATTGCCCGCGCCTGGTGGATGGCCGGACATTTGATCAACACATTTCTGCTGGTGGCGAGTTTGTCGCTGACTGCCTGGACGGCTTCGATGGAATCCGAACCGGAACCGGTTCATCGCAAAAATCTGAACTGGATCTTTTGGATGGCGATTTTCGGGACGCTGGTTTTGGGCGTCAGCGGAGCCATTACCGCCTTGGGCGGGACGCTGTTTCCGGTCGCATCGTTGGCAGAAGGATTGAAACAGGATTTGTCGCCAACTTCACACGTGTTGATTCGGTTGCGGTTTTATCATCCGTTCATTGCTGCGGTGGTCGGTTCTTGGTTGATTGTCACGGCCATCGCCGCGCGCATTGGCAATCGGGCCAAGTCGTTTTCAACGGCATTGATCGTTTTGGTGCTGGCGCAACTCGCCGCCGGATTGGTCAACCTGCTGCTGCACGCGCCGATCTGGTTGCAGATCGTTCACCTGCTGTTGTCGGATTTGATCTGGATTTCGCTGGTGCTATTGACATTTACGGCGATGTCGCAAGCTGTACGCGAACAAATTGAATCGGTACCGAGGCCCGTTTCGCAACTGGCGAATTGAAAGGAAAGAACGTATGCCAACCAAACATCCAACGTTGCTTGACCGTCGAAAAGCCGTCTTGGCCGTCATTGATATGCAGGAAGCCTTTCGCAAAATCATCGGCGATTTCGATCAGATTGCCGAACGCATCGCCCTGCTGGTGCAAGCCGCCACGTTGCTGAACCTGCCGGCGATTGTCACCGAACAATATCCGAAAGGGCTTGGCCATACGGTAAAGGAAATCACCGAGCATTTGCCCGAAGGTTCAGAGCCAATTGAAAAGCTTTCGTTTTCTGCTTGTGGGGTACAGGAGTTCGATTTGCGATTGCGCGAACTTCACGCCGAACAAGTCCTGCTGTGCGGCATCGAAGCGCACATTTGCGTCAGCCAAACCGCGCACGATTTATTACACAATGGCTATCAAGTGCATTTGCTGAGCGATGCGGTTTCAACGCGGTTGCCGCGCAATCGCGAAGTGGCAATCAATAAGATGGCGAAATCGGGCGCGATCATTTCTTCGGTGGAAATGGCGTTGTTTGAACTGTGCCCGGCTGGAACGCCGGAGTTCAAACAAATGCAGGCGTTGGTAAAACAGCTAAGCTGAGAGTTTATTGCCAGACCAGATTGCGAGGCTTTTTGCCGCTGAGCGCGTCAATCGTGTTTTCCGCCGCGAGCATTGCCATTGCCGTTCGGGTTTCCAGCGTCGCGCTGCCAATGTGTGGCAGCAACACGACGTTCGACATTTCAAACAGCGGAGCATTCACTTCCGGCTCCCGCTCAAATACATCCAATCCGGCTCCGGCAATTCTTCGCTGCTGCAGGGCTTCGACCAGCGCAGCTTCATCAACCACAGGCCCGCGCGCGGTATTGATCAAATATGCTGTCGGCTTCATCCGCGCCAAGGCAGCCGCATTGATCAGATGCTGTGTTGTCATCGCCAGCGGAACGTGCAGCGTTACAATGTCGGATAGTTCCAACAGTTGATGAAACGTTGCCCGTCGCGCGGTCATTCCATCTGCTCTGGCGCTTTGCGTAAGCGGCGCAGTCGCCGCCTGCCGTGCTGCGGCTTGCTTGCTCAGAATTTGCGCGTTGTAGTGAGGATCATCTCGATAAGCAATATCGTCACGCCCGCAATAGACGACAGACATCCCGAACCCCATCGCTCTTCTCGCAACGGCTCGCCCGATTCTGCCGTAGCCAACAATCCCCAAAGTTTTCCCAGTCAGTCCCGAACCGAGCAGCATTTCGAAATCCCAACCGCCAAATTTGCCCGCGCGCAAAAACGCGTCAGCCTCAACGATTCGGCGCGTGACCGCCAGAATCAATGCCCAGGTCAAATCTGCCGTTGCATCGGTCAACACGTCCGGCGTGTTGGTGACGTAAACGCCCCGCTGTTGAGCCGCTGGCACGTCAATGTTGTTGTATCCGACAGCGACGTTGGCAATCACGCGCAGCTTCGTTCCGGCCTCGATAATTTCGCGGTCAATGCGATCCGTCAACAAACAGACCAGCCCATCAGCGTCGCGGACACCAGCAAGCAAGGCTTCTCGCGAAAGCTCGCCAGCCGTTGTGCCAACGCGAACATCGCAAACTTCGGCGAGCCGGTTCATCACTGGCGCGGGAAGCTGACGCGTGACGAAAACTTGTGGGCGCATAATTGAACGTGGGGCGATTTGGCAAATCGCTCCACCCTTTATTGGTCAGGAACCGAAATGTTCAGCCATTTTGCGACGCAAAAACGCCACGGATTCGCGCAATTCTTCCATGCCGTTTTCGCCGTCTTCGATGGAAATCCATCCATTGAAGCCTTCGGCTTTCAGCGTGGAGAAAATCTTGTCGTAATCGTTCAAACCTTTGCCGATGACACCGTGTTTCAGGTTCTTGGCGTATCCCATCGAACCGTCTTGTGATTTCAAATCTTCAATCGTGCCGCTGATCAAATACCGATCTGACGCGTGCATCGTGACGACGCGATGTTTAACGGCGGCCAACACATCCAGCGGATCTTCGCCGCAGATGATCGAATTCGACGGATCGAAGTTCACACCAAACCACGGCGAATCAATCTGGTTGACGACATCTAGGAACACATCCAGATGTTGAGCGAATTCCGGAAATTTCCAGTACCCGTCTTTGTAATGGTTTTCCATGTTCAGAACGATGTTGCGTTCCGCCGCGTAAGGAATCACAGCTTTGATGGATTCGACCGTGTAGCGAATGCCATCTTCGCGCGAAACGTCTTCGCGGCGTTGGCCCGACAGCACGCGGCAAAAACTGCCGCCGAGTTGCGCTGTCAGGTCAATCCAGAACCGCTCTTTTTCCAGTTCCTTTTCGCGTTCCGCGGCATCGTGCTGGGTGAAATCCGGCGAACAGCACATCATCGGAATCTCCAAGCCTTTTGAATCGGCATGCTGTTTGATCTTCGCCACATACTCCGGCTCGAAGCTGGCGAAAAAGCCCGGATACATCTCAATGCCGTCCACGTCCAGCGTTGAGGCCAAATCAATCCAATCGAATAAAGACATTGTGCGCGTCAGGCACAAATCATCCATAAATGCTTTCGGAAAAGCGCTCAGTTTTGCCATATAAGTTCGGGAATTACCTTTCTTGATCATTCAAATTTGCTTTATTACTGCGATAGGGTTGAAAGTCGCGTCCCCAATCCAGGCCAATGACTTCCACATTGATCTTGTCACCATCCACTGTCACCAGCACGTAATGATAAGCGCCCATGCCAGGTTCATAAGCCGGTTTGGCAATGCGGTCGAGCGTGACCTTTTCCGCCGCTCCGGCTTTGATATATTCGCGCGTGTCCGGGTCGCCAGCGTATGCGTAAAGCGGCGCGCCGCCTCCGCCGGTCAAAATGTGATCCAGTCGGTGTTTGCCGCTTGCGTCTTCGTAGCGTTCCACCCAGTGTTCAAACATGTGGTCGTGGCCCACGAAAAGCAACCGGACGTGGTGTTTGCGGAAGAGTGGCATATATCGTTGCCGAAGAATTACCGTTTGCGGTTCCACCCTTGCGCCTCCGTGCGGGCCGGAAGAAAGAATCGGATGATGGAAATAAACGACGACGTGCTGAAAGCGGTTGCGATCCAACCCTTCCAGTTGCGCTTTGACCCATTCGAACTGTTTTTCGTCTCCGGCGATGTTGGAATCCATCGCAATGACGAACATATTGCCGTAGCCGAATGAAAACACAGGGTAATCCGTCAGCCGACGTGGCGAACCGTTCGGCGGAATCAATTCCGCATTGGCCGCGTAAAAGTTCTTCAGGCCAATTTGCCGCTGCGGATCATCCTGCACGGCCGCGCTACTCAGGTCGTGATTGCCCGGAGCCAGAAAATACGGCACACCGCCGTCCTGCGTCAGGCGGTTGATCAAATCCACGTAACTGACATTCCATTGCCGCCCGATGCGGCCATTGGCGACGCCATCGCCGGTTTGCAGCACGAAGCGAACCGGATGCTCGGTCTTTTCCAACTTCTTGATCGTTTGAACCGCCGAATTGACGACCATCGAATGTTCGTACTGCAATTCCAGCCCATCGCGCCGTCCGCGCGTGTCGCCATACACGATGAAGGAAAACTTCGTCACGCCTGCCGAAGCCGCCTCCGCAGGCAACGGATTGCGTGGAGCTTTGATGGGGCGAACCTGCACATCATCGGATAGAGGCGTAGGTGTCGTCTGTGGGGTTTGCGCGCCGGCAAATGACCCAAGAGAAATTAGTGTGATCAGTATTCCTATGTAACAGAGCTTCATTTTCACCGATATAGACCTTTGATATTCAGAATAGAATTAGACAACCCGCCTGGACGTCAACACAAAACTCTTCTATCCGACCAACCTGATTCCTTAAGATCAGTTCGACGTGTTTCGTTGAACAATTGCCGCGCCTAAACCAGATCACTTTTGGCGGCGGCCCAACCAAAAGAGACTGCTGATAGAAATCTGTATCTTTCGAAATAATAACGAAGTTGTGTTGCTTGGCGTATTCCCAGATCAAACGATCATCCGTCTGATCCATCCCCAAATCTTTCACATGCAGTGAGTCGGGGAAAAGACCGGCTAGCGTCTTTACCAGTTTGCGGGACAAGTTTTGATCGAATAGAAGTTTCAAGCAGGAATGCTCATTACCTTACGCCCTTGGTCAGCGGCAAAAGCCAGGCAAGCCAGAATGTCTTCGCGCGTTAGCTCAGGGAAGTCATCAATAACCTCTTCAATTGACATTCCCGAAGCCAGGTAATCAAGCACGTCATAAACCGTGATTCGCATTCCGCGAATACAGGGTTTGCCGCTGCGTTTGCCGGGTTCGATGGTGATAATGTCTTGATAACTCATAAGGAAATCGTAGTTCTCCTCAATCCACTAAAGCAAGGCTTTAACCTTTATAAACTCACGCCTTTGGCTGCAAGACAGCTTTTACATACTTGCCATCGTGCATGCCGTCGAAACAGTCTTTCCAGTCTTCCAAAAACGCGACGCGGCTGATGATCGGTTTCAGATTGATTTGCCCCGAAGCCAGCATCGAAACCACCATCTCCCAGTTTTGAAACGTGTGGCTGAAACTGCCTTGCAAGCGAACGGCTTTCTGCACCAGCGGATCGAGCGAAAAGCCCAGCGGTTGCGGCCCCCAGCCGACTTTGGTGATTTGGCCTGCCGGGCGAACGATATCGAGCGCCGTTTTCAGCGCAGCGGAAGCTCCGGCGGCATCCACGACCAGATGCGCGCCGAGTCCATCGCCCAGGCTCATCACCATCTCTTTCAGATCGGTTTCCTGCAAATTGACGGTATGGGTTGCGCCCAGTTCTTTGGCCGCTTCCAGGCGCGAAGCATCGCTGGCCATCCCGGCGACGATCAGATTTCCTGCTCCGGACAGGCGGGCCATTTCCGCACACAGCAAGCCAATCGGCCCCGGCCCCAACACGACCACCGTGTCGCCGGGTCTGACATTGCTCTTTTCGATGACGCAATTGTATCCAACGCAGCAAGGTTCGGTCAGCGCGGCTTTTTCAAACGACAAGCTGTCCGGGATGTGGTGCAGCGTGCGTTCGGGGACGCGAACAAACCCGGCCATCGCGCCATTGATGCCGTACCCAAAGCCTTTGCGTTGCGGGCAGAGGTTGTAAGCGCCCGTGCGGCACATCATGCATTGGCCGCAAATGTACGAGGCGGTTTCGGAAACCACGCGGTCGCCTTCTTTGATAGTTTTGACACGCTTGCCGACTTTTGCCGCTACGCCGCCAAATTCGTGGCCCAAAATGACCGGAACGTTCACCGGCCAGCTTTGTGAAGCGTGATACTGATGCACATCGCTGCCGCAGACGCTGACCGCGCCAACGGACAACAGCACTTCGTCTTCGCCGATTTCAGGAATCGCGACCTCGCGGACTTCGACCGAACCAGGTTTCAGGTCGTATTGCACGACCGCTGTCATGGAATTTCTCATTGTCTGATTCTCCTTACGATTTCGCTCAAGATGCCTTTTAGGTCGCCGCTGGTGGTGCTGAATGAATGCGCGTCAATCGCCAGCGGAGCGCCAATTACCACGAGCGGCGCGCCGTGTTTCGGCATGCTGATGGCCTGTTCGATGGAAAGTCCGCCGACGGCTTGGACGGGAATGGTGACGGCTTCGACAACGGCTTTCAGGTCATCCAGCGGGCTGAGCATTTTGCCTGTGTCGGCGAAAATGCCGTTGCGTTCGTCAAAACCCGTATGGTGCACGATGTAATCCACGCCCAGATCCTGCATCCATTTCGAGGCGGCGGCTTTGTCGTCGCAAACCATATTGTCGCCCATCACTTTCGCGCCAAAATCGCGTCCGGCTTTGACGACGCATTTGATGGTTTCGGCGTGCGCGCGCGCCATGACAACGACGTGCGTCGCCCCGGCTTTGGCCATCATTTCGGCTTCCAGGTATCCGCCGTCCATTGTTTTCAGGTCGGCAACGATTGGGTGTTTGGGAAATTCTGCGCGTAGTGCACGAACGCCATGCAGCCCTTCTGCCAGAATTAGCGGCGTTCCAGCTTCCAGCCAGTCCACACCAGCTTCAACAGCGATGCGTGCGGTTTCAATTGCTTCTTTGATATCGGTCAGATCGAGAGAAATTTGTACGATTGGTTGCATTGGTGGTGGTTATAAATTGCCTTTCTTGAGTTCTTCGGTGATGTAATCGCAAGCGCGGACGGTGAGTGCCATCATTGTCAACGTAGGGTTTTGACAGCCCATCGAAACAAAAGCCGAGCCGTCAGTAACAAATAAATTCTTGACGTCCCAGCTTTGATTGAATTTGTTCAGCACGGACGTTTTCGGATCGTTGCCCATTCGGGCGGTGCCGACTTCGTGTATGCACAGCCCCGGCGCAGCCGGATACGGATTCGCCCATTGAACGTCCCAACCGGCGGTGGTCGCCATTTCGCGCAGAGTTTCAATCTGGTCTTTGACCATTTCGCGTTCATTGTCGCTGTGCGTGCATTCAATGTGCGCGACAGGAATTCCCCAGGCGTCTTTGACAGCCTTGTTGATCGTCACGCGGTTTTCCTTGCGCGGCAGCATTTCCCCAAATGCGCCCATCCAGAAATTCGGTGCGTCCGGAGTTGAACGAATTTGCTGTTTCATTTGCTGGCCGAAGCCGGGCAAGCTCCTTAAGTGCGTTGGAAACATGCCTTTTTGCGCCGCAGCCTGAACTCCATAACCGCGAATGAATTTTGGATGTTTATCGAAAACGTTACGAAACTTTGGGATGTACACGCCATTGTTGCGCCCGTCGTCGTAGGCATATGGATATTTCGCCACCTTCGTCACAACGCCGCCGACACTCACGCCATAAGTGTGATCCATCAGATATCGCCCCAGCGCATCCGACGAATTGCCCAATCCGTTTGGATGTTGGCGCGTTGCGGAATTGAGCAGCAGCCGCGCCGATTCAATGGTCGAAGCGCAAACAATGACCACCTTGGCAAACACTTCCTGCGCTTGTTTGGTCAAACGATCCACAAAGGCGACGCCTTTTGCTTTGCCGGTTTTCGGATCAACGATGATGTTGCTGGCAACGGCGTCCGGTCGCAAAGTCAGCTTGCCGGTCTTCATCGCCGCTGGAAGCGTCGAACCCGGCGTGCTGAAATACGAATGCGTGTCGCATCCTCGTTCGCAATGTCCGCAATAATGGCAAGTAGGTCGTCCATTGTGAGCCTGCGTCAGCATTGCCACGCGGCCAATGATGACTTTACGTTCCTTCCAACGAGCTTCAACTGCTTTTTTGAGCAACCGTTCGCCGCAGGTCAGCGCCATCGGCGGCAGAAACACGGAATCGGGAAGCTGTGGCAAGCCTTCTTTCGATCCACTGATACCAACAAACCGTTCGACGCGTTCGTAATACGGCGCCAATTCATCGTGGCTGATCGGCCAATCGTCGCCGTACCCGTCGCGGCTGGCGGCTTTGAATTCGTAATCGCTGAGCCGGTAAGACTGGCGTCCCCACATCAAAGTGCGTCCCCCGACCTGACGTCCGCGAATCCAGTCGAATGGTTTGCCCTCAGCCGTGGTGTACGGATTTTCTTTGTCATCTACAAAAAAATGATGGCCATATTCATCGCAGGCGTAACATTTCGATTGGGTTGGCTGGCGCTCTTTGAAAAGCTCGGTTTGCGGAATCAGGTTGCGGTGTTTCAGGTCGTAGGGCCAGGCCAACATCTTGTAATCTTTCGCGGGATCGAGCTTGCGTCCGGCTTCGAGCATGATCACGCGCATCCCTTTTTCGGTCAGTTCTTTTGCCGCCCAGCCGCCGGTCGCGCCTGAGCCAACCACGATTGCATCGTAGACAGGTTGTTGAGCCATGGATTTTTCCCAGCAAAGAAAAGCACGGAGTTCAGGCTTGAGCCTGCCGGTAATACCCTTCCGCCAATTGGCAGCAACCGGCAGCCTGAAGGCTGAACTCCATGCAATTTTGTAGATCGTTTAACTCGTTGCTTCGCGCCGACGGCGAAGCAGATTGTTGAACAGGTAAATCACAATGATTGCAGCGGCAATGCCTAATCCGATTTTGGGATAATGATGTTTGAAGATGTCTGTGGCCTGTTCGCCATATTTCACGGCCAGCCAGCCTTCCAGCAAAAAGCGGAATCCACGACCGGCGACCAACGCGGCGACAAAGCGCCAAAGTTGCATTTTGAAAGCGCCCGCGCTCAACACAAATAGTTTGAAAGGAAACGGCGGCGGCAAAACCGAAGCCAAGAGCATGGCCAGAATGTCGTACCGATCCAGCAAATCTTCAACGCGCGCGCGTTTTTCGGGACTGAATTTTCTCAGCACCGCCTGGCCGCCTTTGAGCGCGGCAAAGTAAAGAACCAAAGAACCTGCGGTCGAACCAAGCACCGCCGCAATGACGTACACCGGCATCATCGTGTGGTTGGCGTGCGAAAGCGCCATCACGACAACATCCGGCCCGCCGGGCAATGGAATGGATGCCGCGTCAATAAAGCCTATCGCCAAAATCCCCAACGCTCCCAAACCAAACAAGGTCGCCTGCAGCGATTTCAACGCGCTGCCGATACTAAAAAGAAAAGTTTTCATTGATGAGTCCACTCAGTTCCGTCTGTCAATTTTCGGCTTGCCCCTTCTGCCACGAAGAAGAAACCGAAAACTGGCACAAGAAATTCAAAATTAGTCCGAATAAGAAGCCTGCGTTTCAGGCGACTGGCTTTGTTGTTTTGCAAACAGCAGGCGGAAAAACACAACCAACGCCATGAGTCCGGCCATTACTCCAAGGGTAGTGAAAAAATGATGTTCCAACCAACCGAGCATTCTCTTCACCTCTTCGCGGTAAAAGTACGCCAGAATTCCCCAAAAGTAATATCGCATCGTGCGCGCGATCATAATTGCCAATGCAAACCGCATTGGCGGATAGTTCAACGCTCCCGCCGCAACCACAAAAATCTTGAACGGTATCGGCGGAGGCAATAGCGCCGGAATGACCAGCGCAAACAATCCCCATTTGCGATACAACGCTTGGACGCGATCCAGATGTTTGGGATGGAACCGTTTGGAGATGAACTGCTCTCCGCTTCTGGCTATGCGATACAGCAACAAACAGCCAATCACTGAGCCAATCGCCGGAAAGAGTGGGAAATAATAAACTTCACTCGGATTGTGTGCAATGCGTGTGACCGTGATGTAATCATTAACTTCGGGCAGTGACAACAAGGACGAATCCAGCGCTCCGACCAGTATCATTAAAGGTGCGGCAAGGTATGTCGAAGCGAGTACGACTTGGCGGGAAATTTCCAGTAGCCATGATTTCAGCCAATCCACAACAGTTACATCCTCTTGATAAAACTTTTGCCCGGAAGCTGCCTGATTCTATCTTTCATCTCCAAACCGAGCAAAGCGCTCATCAGTTCGGACGAATCCATTTCACTGGAAAGTAACAACTGGTCAATGTGGGCGGGAACGTCGGCAGAAAGAATCTCCAAAGTTTTTCGCTCAGCGTCGGTCAGATCAACCGCTTCGAAAATCGGCTGGACATTCGATTTGGCGTCCGCCACCGCCGGACGTTCAATGCCGAAGAGCTTCTCCTTGGCTTCGCGCGGCAATTCATCCACCACATCGCGCCAAATTTGCACCAGCTTTGCGCCGTCTTTGATCAGAAAGTTCGGCCCAAACGAAGTTTGCGACGTGATGTTGCCAGGCACGGCGAACACTTCGCGGCCCTGTTCGTATGCCAGGCGGGCAGTAATTAACGAGCCGCTATGTTCTGACGCTTCAACAATCAACACGCCAAAACACAATCCACTGAGAATCCGATTTCGATAAGGGAAATTCTGTGGCAGCGGCGGGGTTCCCAACGGAAATTCCGAAACGACTGCGCCGTTGGCGATAATTTGCTCTTCCAGCTTTTTGTGCTCTTTCGGGTAGGTCGTTTCCAGTCCCGTGCCAACTACGGCGATGGTTTGCCCGATAGCTTCGAGCGCTCCACGATGCGAAGCAGCGTCAATCCCCCGCGCCAAGCCCGAAACAATCGTCAACCCGTGCGAAGCCAGATCGCGCGACAAACTTTCCGCCACATTGACGCCGTAGGTCGAACAACGTCGCGAACCGACCACAGCCAAGGCTGGGCGTTCCAGCGCTTTTTGCAAATCACCGCGCACGTACAAGGCAATCGGCGGATCATGAATTTCGCGCAGTAAATCCGGATACTCGTCATCTTCCAGCGTGATGACCTGGGCATTCAGCCTTTCCAGCCGCTCAATTTCGGCACTGGCCTTTTCCAGAATGGAGGAATCCTGCAGCTCCTGAATTGTGTCCGGCTTCAACCCTTCTTTTTGAAGCGCAAGCCGCGAGGCGGCAAACACTCCGGCAGGCGATCCAAACCGGCTGAGCAATTGATTGGCCGTTCGCGGGCCAATCCCGCGAACCATGTTAAGCGCGATCCAGTCCGCCAGATCAGCTCGCATAAATGTTTCCCTCCGTCAGGCTGAATTTGAATTTGGGGTGGCGAGCGGGATTATACGAATCCTGACGACGATCACGAAATAGAGTAATTTGATTATTTGCCGGTTTTCCGGGCCGGAGTTGTCACCAGATACGGTTTGATGGCGGTCGCAATTTCATCGGCGGCGGCGGAAACCTGTTCGACGTTCAGTTTGAATTCTTCCGCATCGGTGACGCGCAAACTCATATCAATCCGGACAAATAGATTTCCGTTATCTTTGATCCCGATTTTCAGCCGGTCATAATCGTTGTTCAGTCGCAACAGTTTGCTCATCAGCTCTGGCGTTGCTCGAAACTCTTTTTTCTCGGCCACGACCACACTCAAAACCAACAATCCTTCGCGGCTGACGATGGTGGTGACGGCAATGTCATCCAGCGTATTGCCGCGAAACCTGACCGACCAGG
It includes:
- a CDS encoding D-glycerate dehydrogenase; the encoded protein is MRPQVFVTRQLPAPVMNRLAEVCDVRVGTTAGELSREALLAGVRDADGLVCLLTDRIDREIIEAGTKLRVIANVAVGYNNIDVPAAQQRGVYVTNTPDVLTDATADLTWALILAVTRRIVEADAFLRAGKFGGWDFEMLLGSGLTGKTLGIVGYGRIGRAVARRAMGFGMSVVYCGRDDIAYRDDPHYNAQILSKQAAARQAATAPLTQSARADGMTARRATFHQLLELSDIVTLHVPLAMTTQHLINAAALARMKPTAYLINTARGPVVDEAALVEALQQRRIAGAGLDVFEREPEVNAPLFEMSNVVLLPHIGSATLETRTAMAMLAAENTIDALSGKKPRNLVWQ
- a CDS encoding hydrolase, yielding MPTKHPTLLDRRKAVLAVIDMQEAFRKIIGDFDQIAERIALLVQAATLLNLPAIVTEQYPKGLGHTVKEITEHLPEGSEPIEKLSFSACGVQEFDLRLRELHAEQVLLCGIEAHICVSQTAHDLLHNGYQVHLLSDAVSTRLPRNREVAINKMAKSGAIISSVEMALFELCPAGTPEFKQMQALVKQLS
- a CDS encoding metallophosphoesterase, with protein sequence MKLCYIGILITLISLGSFAGAQTPQTTPTPLSDDVQVRPIKAPRNPLPAEAASAGVTKFSFIVYGDTRGRRDGLELQYEHSMVVNSAVQTIKKLEKTEHPVRFVLQTGDGVANGRIGRQWNVSYVDLINRLTQDGGVPYFLAPGNHDLSSAAVQDDPQRQIGLKNFYAANAELIPPNGSPRRLTDYPVFSFGYGNMFVIAMDSNIAGDEKQFEWVKAQLEGLDRNRFQHVVVYFHHPILSSGPHGGARVEPQTVILRQRYMPLFRKHHVRLLFVGHDHMFEHWVERYEDASGKHRLDHILTGGGGAPLYAYAGDPDTREYIKAGAAEKVTLDRIAKPAYEPGMGAYHYVLVTVDGDKINVEVIGLDWGRDFQPYRSNKANLNDQER
- a CDS encoding zinc-binding dehydrogenase, with the protein product MRNSMTAVVQYDLKPGSVEVREVAIPEIGEDEVLLSVGAVSVCGSDVHQYHASQSWPVNVPVILGHEFGGVAAKVGKRVKTIKEGDRVVSETASYICGQCMMCRTGAYNLCPQRKGFGYGINGAMAGFVRVPERTLHHIPDSLSFEKAALTEPCCVGYNCVIEKSNVRPGDTVVVLGPGPIGLLCAEMARLSGAGNLIVAGMASDASRLEAAKELGATHTVNLQETDLKEMVMSLGDGLGAHLVVDAAGASAALKTALDIVRPAGQITKVGWGPQPLGFSLDPLVQKAVRLQGSFSHTFQNWEMVVSMLASGQINLKPIISRVAFLEDWKDCFDGMHDGKYVKAVLQPKA
- a CDS encoding DUF433 domain-containing protein, with translation MSYQDIITIEPGKRSGKPCIRGMRITVYDVLDYLASGMSIEEVIDDFPELTREDILACLAFAADQGRKVMSIPA
- a CDS encoding DUF5615 family PIN-like protein; amino-acid sequence: MKLLFDQNLSRKLVKTLAGLFPDSLHVKDLGMDQTDDRLIWEYAKQHNFVIISKDTDFYQQSLLVGPPPKVIWFRRGNCSTKHVELILRNQVGRIEEFCVDVQAGCLILF
- a CDS encoding COX15/CtaA family protein, producing MKLSRFAKYAWGVLAFNLGVILWGAYVRASSSGAGCGSHWPLCNGEIIPRTPTIKTIIEFSHRTTSGLALLLTVGLVVWAFRAFARQHPARKYAALSMFFMLMEAAVGAGLVLFEYVAENKSIARAWWMAGHLINTFLLVASLSLTAWTASMESEPEPVHRKNLNWIFWMAIFGTLVLGVSGAITALGGTLFPVASLAEGLKQDLSPTSHVLIRLRFYHPFIAAVVGSWLIVTAIAARIGNRAKSFSTALIVLVLAQLAAGLVNLLLHAPIWLQIVHLLLSDLIWISLVLLTFTAMSQAVREQIESVPRPVSQLAN
- a CDS encoding GMC family oxidoreductase; protein product: MAQQPVYDAIVVGSGATGGWAAKELTEKGMRVIMLEAGRKLDPAKDYKMLAWPYDLKHRNLIPQTELFKERQPTQSKCYACDEYGHHFFVDDKENPYTTAEGKPFDWIRGRQVGGRTLMWGRQSYRLSDYEFKAASRDGYGDDWPISHDELAPYYERVERFVGISGSKEGLPQLPDSVFLPPMALTCGERLLKKAVEARWKERKVIIGRVAMLTQAHNGRPTCHYCGHCERGCDTHSYFSTPGSTLPAAMKTGKLTLRPDAVASNIIVDPKTGKAKGVAFVDRLTKQAQEVFAKVVIVCASTIESARLLLNSATRQHPNGLGNSSDALGRYLMDHTYGVSVGGVVTKVAKYPYAYDDGRNNGVYIPKFRNVFDKHPKFIRGYGVQAAAQKGMFPTHLRSLPGFGQQMKQQIRSTPDAPNFWMGAFGEMLPRKENRVTINKAVKDAWGIPVAHIECTHSDNEREMVKDQIETLREMATTAGWDVQWANPYPAAPGLCIHEVGTARMGNDPKTSVLNKFNQSWDVKNLFVTDGSAFVSMGCQNPTLTMMALTVRACDYITEELKKGNL
- a CDS encoding orotidine 5'-phosphate decarboxylase, translated to MQPIVQISLDLTDIKEAIETARIAVEAGVDWLEAGTPLILAEGLHGVRALRAEFPKHPIVADLKTMDGGYLEAEMMAKAGATHVVVMARAHAETIKCVVKAGRDFGAKVMGDNMVCDDKAAASKWMQDLGVDYIVHHTGFDERNGIFADTGKMLSPLDDLKAVVEAVTIPVQAVGGLSIEQAISMPKHGAPLVVIGAPLAIDAHSFSTTSGDLKGILSEIVRRIRQ
- a CDS encoding TIM barrel protein, producing the protein MAKLSAFPKAFMDDLCLTRTMSLFDWIDLASTLDVDGIEMYPGFFASFEPEYVAKIKQHADSKGLEIPMMCCSPDFTQHDAAEREKELEKERFWIDLTAQLGGSFCRVLSGQRREDVSREDGIRYTVESIKAVIPYAAERNIVLNMENHYKDGYWKFPEFAQHLDVFLDVVNQIDSPWFGVNFDPSNSIICGEDPLDVLAAVKHRVVTMHASDRYLISGTIEDLKSQDGSMGYAKNLKHGVIGKGLNDYDKIFSTLKAEGFNGWISIEDGENGMEELRESVAFLRRKMAEHFGS